In Bordetella genomosp. 10, the genomic window ACCGGCGCGATGCGGGTGTAGGCCAGGCCGCCCGCCAGGAAGGCGGCCACCGCGACTTCGTTGGCCGCGTTCAGCGCGATACAGGCGCCCTGCCCCGCCCGCAGGGCGTCGAAACAGAGGCCCAGGCAGGGAAAGCGGCGCAGGTCCGGCGCCTCGAAATCGAGCCGTCCCCAGCGCACCAGGTCCAGCATCCCCACGCCGCTTTGCAGCCGGTCGGGGAAACCGAGCCCGTAGGCGATGGGCGTGCGCATGTCCGGCTGGCCCAATTGCGCCAGCACCGAACCGTCGTGGTACTCGACCATCGAATGCACCACGCTCTGCGGGTGGATCACCACCTCGATGCGGTCGGCCGGCATGGCGAACAGCCAGTGCGCCTCGATGACTTCCAGCCCCTTGTTGACCATGGTGGCGGAATCGACGGAGATCTTGCGGCCCATGCTCCAGTTGGGATGGGCGCAGGCCTGCTCGGGCGTGACCGCATGCAAGGTGTCGGGATCGCGGCCGCGGAAGGGCCCGCCGGACGCCGTGACGATCAGCCGGCGCACGCCGGCCGCCGGCTCGGTCGGCGCGCTGGCGCGGCTGCCGTGCGGCAGGCATTGGAAGATCGCATTGTGTTCGCTGTCGATAGGCAGGAGTTCGGCGCCGTTGTCGCGCACTGCCGCCATGAACAACGACCCGGCCGCGACCAGGGCTTCCTTGTTGGCCAGCAGGATGCGCTTGCCCGCCCGCGCCGCCGCCAGGGACGACGGCAGGCCGGCCGCGCCGACGATGGCGGCCACCACGGTGTCGCAGCCCGGATCGGCGGCGGCCTCCGCCAGCGCCTGGGCGCCGACGCGGATCGCCGGCCTGGCGCCCGCGCCGCGCCAGGCCTGCCGGAAACGGTCCGCCGCCGCGTCGTCCGGCACCACCACCAGCGCGGCGCCGGTCGCGGCGGCCTGTTCCGCCAGCTTTTCCATGCGGCTGAACGCCGACAGGGCGAAGACGCCCAGGCGGTCGGGATGGCGCGCGATGACGTCGAGCGTGCTCTCCCCGATGGAGCCCGTCGACCCCAGCAGCGCGATGCGTTGAAATGCCCTCAAAACGCGACTCCGATAAGAATGAAGGCCAACGGCGCCACCGGCAGGACGGCGTCGATGCGGTCGTAGACGCCGCCGTGGCCCGGCAGCAAGGCGCTGGAATCCTTGCGGCCGGCGCGCCGCTTGAGCAGGGATTCGAACAGGTCGCCGATGATGGACAGCGCCGCCAGCACGGCGGCCAGCGGCAAGGCGCCGCCCCAGCCCCAGCGCGCCACCAGGGCGGCGCCGAAGGTCGGCGCCCACTGGCTGCTGAGCGCGATCCAGGCCACCACGGCCAGCACGCCGGCCAGCGCGCCCTCCACCGTCTTGCCCGGGCTGACGCGGGGCGCCAGCTTGCGGCGGCCGAAGGCGCGGCCGGCGAAATAGGCGGCGATATCGGCCACCCAGACCACCGCCAGCAGCGACAGCACGAACCACGGCCCGCGCTGCGCGAACAGCATGGCCAGCACCGCCCAGGCCGCGAGCAGCGCCGGCACGGCGAACAGGCTCAGGCCCGCGCTGGCCGGCGCGACGTCGGCGCGGCCCCGGACCACGGTCGGAATGGCCACCACGATCCAGAGCGCCACGGCCAGGGGAACCACGCCGCGGAACATGATGGCGCTGGCCCACTGGCTGGCCGCCGCCGCGGGGGCCTGGAGCCAGAGCGCGGCCAAGGCCAGGGACGCCAGCCCCAGCAGCACGCCGCCGAGCACGGCGGCGCCGGGCCTGGGCAGGGTCAGCCGCAGCCATTCCCAGCCGGCGCAGCCGGTGGCCAGGGCCAGCAAGGCCAGGAAAGGCCATGGCGTGGCGACGCTCATGGCCAGACCCAGCACGATCAGCAAAACGACGGCGGTAGCGATACGCTGGCCTAGCATGCGGGAAAGTCTCCTGGTGATCGCGGACCGCCGGCGGGGGCGTCAGCGTTTGCCCAACTGCGCGCTGGTGCGGCCGAAGCGGCGCTCGCGGGTGCGATACCACTCGAACGCCGCCTCGAGTTCGGCGGCGCCGAAATCCGGCCAGTAGCGGTCGGTGAAATAAAGCTCGGTATAGGCCAATTGCCAGATCAGGTAATTGGAAATGCGCTGCTCGCCGCCGGTGCGGATGAACAGGTCGGGCTCGGGCGCCCAGGCCATGGACAGGTAGCGCGTCAGCGTGGCTTCGTCGATGCCCTCGGGATGCTGCGCCAGCTCGGGATTCTCCGCCAGCATGCGGCGTGTCGCCTGCAGGATGTCCCAGCGGCCGCCGTAGTTGGCGCAGATCGACAGGTGCAGGCGGTCGTGATGGGCCGTGCGCGCCTGCGCCTGCTCGATCAGGTCGCGCAGGCGCGGCTCGAAAGGCGCCAGGTCGCCCACCACGCGCAGGCGCACGCCCTGCCCGTCCAGCTTGTCGACCTCGCGCTCCAGCGCCTGCACGAACAGGCGCATGAGCAGCGAGACTTCCTCGGCCGGGCGGCGCCAGTTCTCCGAACTGAAGGCGAACAGCGTCAGGTAGCGCACGCCCAGGCGTCCGCAACCCTCGACGACGCGGCGCACCGCCTGCACGCCCTTGGCGTGGCCGGCCGTGCGCGGCAAATGCCGGCGCGTGGCCCAGCGGCCGTTGCCATCCATGATGATGGCCACGTGCCGGGGGACCGCCGATGTCTCGGGAACGGCCTGGGTGGTGCTGATCAAACCCATGTTATGGCATGCCGCCGTCAGACGGTCATGATCTCCGCTTCTTTCTGGGTGACCAGCTTGTCGATGTCGGCGACGCAGCGGTCGGTCAGCTTCTGCACGTCGTCCTGGGCGCGGCGCTCGTCGTCTTCCGAGATCGACTTGTCCTTGACCAGCTTCTTCAAGGCGTCGTTGGCCTCGCGGCGCAGGTTGCGCACGGCGATCTTGGCGTCCTCGCCTTCGTTGCGCACCACCTTGGTCAGGTCGCGGCGGCGCTCCTCGGTCAGGGCGGGCATGGGCACGCGGATGCTTTCGCCCATGGACACCGGGTTCAGGCCCAGGTCCGACTCGCGGATGGCCTTCTCGATCGGGCCGGCCATCTGCTTTTCATAGGGCTGCACGTTCAGGGTGCGCGCGTCGACCAGGTTGACGTTGGCCACCTGGCCCACCGGCACGGGCGAACCGTAGTACTCGACCAGCACGTGGTCCAGGATGCCGGTGTGGGCACGGCCGGTGCGGATTTTCGACAGGTTGACCTTGAGCGTGTCGATGGACTTGCTCATGCGGGATTCGGCCGATTTTTTGATGTCTGCGACGCTCATGGCGACTCCTTGTATTTCAAACGTGTACCAGCGTGCCTTCGTCCTCGCCGCTGACGGCGCGCTTCAAGGCTCCCGATTTGTTGATGGAAAAGACCTTGATGGGCAGCTTCTGGTCGCGGCACAGGGCGAACGCGGTGGCGTCCATGACTTCCAGGCGGCGCACGATGGCCTCATCGAAACTGATGCGAGCATAACGCGTCGCCTCGGGATCCTTGTTGGGGTCCGCGCTGTAGATGCCGTCGACCTTGGTGGCCTTGAGCACGATTTCCGCGCCGATCTCGGCGCCGCGCAGCGCGGCGGCCGTATCGGTGGTGAAGAAGGGGTTGCCGGTGCCCGCCGCGAAAATGACGACCTTGCCCTCTTCGAGGTAGCGCAGCGCCTTCGGACGGATGTAGGGTTCGACGACCTGCTCGATGTTCAGCGCCGATTGCACGCGCGTGTCGACGCTGCGGTGCTTGAGCGCGTCCTGCAGGGCCAGGGCGTTCATGATGGTGGCCATCATGCCCATGTAGTCGGCGGTGGCCCGGTCCATGCCCTGGGCGCCCGGCGCCACGCCGCGGAAAATGTTGCCGCCGCCGATGACGATGGCGAGCTCGACGCCCAAGGCGACGATCTCGGCGATTTCCTCGGTCATGCGCGCGATGGTCGCGCGATTGATCCCGAAGGCGTCATCGCCCATCAGCGCCTCGCCGGACAGCTTGAGAAGAACCCGTTTGTACGATCTGGTTGCCATGGGCGATATCCCTTTGAGGTTCGATCCGACGAAAGTGTAAGACAAGAAACAGGCCGGCCTAGACTACGCCTAGTGCCGGCCTGCTGGTAAAGATGCGCGAAAAGCCGGACTATGCGCCTGTCAGGCGGTGCCCGCCGCCGCCGCGGCCACTTCCGCCGCGAAGTCGGTAACCTTCTTCTCGATGCCTTCGCCCACGATGAACAGGGCGAATTGCGAGATCTTGGCGTTTTCGGCCTTCAGCATCTGCTCGACGGACTGCTTGTCGTTCTTGACGAAGGGCTGCGACAGCAGCGTGACTTCCTTCAGGAACTTCTGCACCGAGCCTTCCACCATCTTGGCGACGATGTCGGCCGGCTTGCCCGATTCGGCGGCCTTCTGCTCGGCCACCGAGCGTTCCGTGGCGATGTCCGCCGCCGGCACGCCGTCGGCGTTCAGGGCCTTGGGCTTGGTGGCGGCGATGTGCATGGCCAGGTCCTTGCCGACGCTGTCCGCGCCGCTGAACTCGACCAGCACGCCGATGCGGCCGCCGTGCACGTAGCTGGCCAGCTTGTCGCCGGTTTCGATGCGCTTGAAGCGGCGCACCGAGATGTTTTCGCCGATCTTCCCGACCAGGGCGGAACGCGTCGATTCGACGGTGCCTTCGCCGAAGGGCAGATCGGACAGCGCGGCCACGTCGGCCGGGTTCTTCACGGCGACGAGTTCGGCCAGCTTGTTGACGAATTCGACGAAGTCGGCGTTCTTGCCCACGAAGTCGGTTTCGCAGTTGACTTCGATGACGGCGCCCTGCTTGGCGTCGGGCGTGATGAACAGGCCGATCAGGCCTTCGGCGGTGACGCGCGAGGCGGCCTTGCTGGCCTTGTTGCCCAGCTTGACGCGCAGGATTTCCTCGGCGCGGGCCAGGTCGCCCTCGGCTTCGGTCAGCGCCTTCTTGCATTCCATCATGGGCGCGTCGGTCTTCTCGCGCAGTTCCTTGACCATCGAGGCGGTAATTTCAGCCATGCTTTGCTCCATTCTGTCTAAAACACGCCCCGGCGGGCCGGGGCATGTGGGTTTGCTGCGGGAGGCGCGGCCGGGCTCGCGCCCGGCATCGCGGCGGCGGCGCGGGGACGCCTGGCCGTCCTGGACGACGCGGCGGCTTAGGCCTGGCCGTCCTGCACTTCCACGAATTCTTCCTGGCCTTCCTCGCCGGCGCCTTCGACCAGACCATGCAGGTTCTGCTCACGGCCTTCCAGCACGGCGTCGGCGATGCCCTTGGCGTACAGCGCGATCGCCTTGGCCGAGTCGTCGTTGCCGGGGATGACGTAATCGATGCCGTCGGGCGAGTGGTTGGTGTCGACCACGGCCACGACCGGGATGCCCAGCGTGCGCGCTTCGGCGATGGCGATCTTGTGATAGCCGACGTCGATGACGAACAGGGCGTCGGGCAGGCCGTTCATGTCCTTGATGCCGCCGATCGACTTGTTCAGCTTGTCCAGTTCGCGCTGGAACAGCAGGCCTTCCTTCTTGATCATGCGCTCGGCGCCGCCGTCGGCCACGACCGTTTCCATGTCCTTCAGGCGCTTGATCGAGGTCTTGACCGTCTTGAAGTTGGTCAGCATGCCGCCGAGCCAGCGGGCGTCGACGTAGGGCATGCCGGCGCGGGCGGCTTCGCCGGCGACGATTTCACGGGCGGCGCGCTTGGTGCCGACGAACAGGATGTTGCCGCCGCGGGCAGCCAGTTGCTTCACGAACTTGGTGGCTTCCTGGTACTTGGCGACCGTCTGTTCCAGGTTGATGATGTGAATCTTGTTACGCTGACCGAAGATGTACTGCGCCATCTTCGGGTTCCAGTAACGGGTTTGGTGGCCAAAGTGGACACCGGCTTCCAGCATTTCACGCATGAGGGACATAATGTTCGCTCCGAGGGTTGGGTCTTGCGCTGCGCCTGTATCGACGGCGGGGTCCGGGTTTGCCAACCTGGACTGACCTCGCCTCCGACACCCTGGGTGGCGGCAGCACGCGATTTGAATGGGTAACGTATTAGGGGTCTAATCAACGGATCCGGACCCTTCAACGCCTCCCGACTACTTACTTGCACTTCTACTTCGCTACTACTTGCACTTCTACTTCTGCTCTCTCTTACCCTTGGTTTTTCGGGTAAGCCTATAATTCTACTATTTTTCGCAGACCGAACTCAAGCTGATACATGGGCATAGTCACCGACCCCGCCGATTTGGACAAAATGCGCCTGGCCTGCCAGGGCGCCGCACGCGTACTCGATTATCTGACCCCGTTTGTCAAGCCGGGCGTCACCACGGGCGAGCTCGATCGCCTGGCGCTCGACTACGTCAACCACACGCTACAGGCGAAATCGGCCACGGTAGGGTATGCCCCGCCCGGCTACCCGCCCTTCCCCGGCGCCATCTGTACCTCGGTCAACCACCAGGTCTGCCACGGCATTCCCGGCGACAAGGTGCTGAAGAACGGCGACATCGTGAACATCGACGTCACCATCATCAAGGACGGCTGGTTCGGCGACACCAGCCGCATGTACTACGTGGGCGAGCCCTCCGTGCTGGCGCGCCGCCTGACGGACACCACCTACGAATGCATGTGGCTGGGCATCCAGCAGGTGCGCGGCGGCGCCACCCTGGGCGACATCGGCCATGCCATCCAGAAATACGCCGAGGGCAAGGGCTATTCCGTGGTGCGCGAATTCTGCGGTCACGGCGTCGGCCGGCGCTTCCATGAAGACCCCCAGGTGCTGCACTACGGCAAGCCGGGCAGCGGCGTGAAGCTGGTGCCGGGCATGATTTTCACCATCGAGCCGATGATCAACGCGGGCCGCCGCGAAATCCGCCAGCTTTCCGACGGCTGGACCGTGGTGACGCGCGACCACAGCCTGTCGGCCCAGTGGGAACACACCGTGCTGGTGACGGAAACCGGCTATGAGGTGCTGACCGTGTCGCCCGACATGCCGGCGCCGCCCGCCTTCATCGCCGAACCCGTGGCCCTGCCCGCCGCCTGATCCCTCATCCGCAGCCATGACCGCCCCGGACATCCCCGCGCTACGCGAGCGCATGCGTGACAGCCGGCAGAAGGCCATCGAGTCCTTCCGCGCGCACGAACGGCCGGATACGCTGCTGCACGAGCTGCGCCGCATCACCGACCACACGCTGCGCGAGCTCGTCAAGCAATGCCCCCTGCCCGCCGGCGCCGCCCTGGCGGCGGTGGGCGGCTACGGGCGCGGCGAACTCTACCCCTATTCCGACGTCGACCTGCTCATCCTGCTGCCGCACGCGCCGTCCGAGCGCGACGAAAGCGCCATCGGCCAGTTGGTGGCGGCGCTCTGGGACCTGGGCATGGAGCCGGGCCACAGCGTGCGGACCATCGAGGACTGCGAGCGCGAGGCCCAGGCCGACATCACGGTCGAGACCGCGCTGCTGGAGTCGCGCTGGCTGGCGGGCAGCCGCGCGCTGATCCGGCAGTTCGAGGCCGCCATGCACGCGCGCCTGGACCCCGCCAAGTTCTTCCGCGCCAAGCGCATCGAAATGCAGCAGCGCCATGCGCGCTACCAGGACACGCCGTACGCGCTGGAGCCGAACTGCAAGGAATCGCCCGGCGGCCTGCGCGACCTGCAGGTGATCCTGTGGATGGCGCGCGCGGCCGGCTTCGGCGAAAGCTGGCGCGAGGTCGCCAACGCGGGCCTGCTCACGGCGTCCGAGGCGCGCAACCTGCGCCGGGCCGAGCAGGCCTTCAAGCGCCTGCGCATCGAACTGCACCTGCTGGCCAAGCGCCGCGAGGACCGCGTGCTGTTCGACCTGCAGCCGGCCCTGGCCGAGGTCTACGGCATCAAGGCCACCGCCACGCGGCGCGCCAGCGAGCTGTTGATGCAGCGCTATTACTGGGCCGCGCGCCTGGTGACGCAGCTCAACACCATCCTGGTGCAGAACATCGAGGAACGGCTGTTCCCGCGCCCGGCCGAGGACGCGCAGGCCATCGACGAGGATTTCCGCAGCCTGCACGGCCGCCTGGACATCATTCGCGACGACGCCTTCGAGCGCAATCCCACCTTGCTGCTGCGCGCCTTCCTCACCATGCAGCAGCACCAGGAACTCAAGGGCATGTCGGCGCGCACGCTGCGCGCCATCTGGCATGCGCGCGACCGCATCGACGCGCAGTTCCGCCGCAATCCGGTCAACCGCAAGCTGTTCCTGCAGATATTGCAGCAGCCGGCGGGCATCGTGCACGAGCTGCGCCGCATGACCATGCTGAACATCCTGCCCCGCTACCTGCCCGTGTTCCGGCGCATCGTGGGACAGATGCAGCATGACCTGTTCCACGTCTATACCGTGGACCAGCACACCCTCCAGGTCATCCGCAACCTGCGCCGCTTCACCATGCCGGAGCACGCGCAGGAATATCCGCTCGCCAGCCAGTTGATTTCGGAGCTGGACGACCACTGGCTGCTCTACGTGGCCGCGCTGTTCCACGACATCGCCAAGGGCCGCGGCGGCGATCATTCCGAACTGGGCTCGCGCGACGTGCGCCGCTTCGCGCACGAACACGGCCTGGCGCCGGCCGACGCCGAACTGGTCGAGTTCCTGGTGCGCCAGCACCTGCTGATGTCGACGGTCGCGCAGAAGCGCGACCTGTCCGATCCCGAGGTGGTGCGCGAGTTCGCCGCCGCGGTCAAGGACGAACGCCACCTGACGGCGCTCTACCTGCTGACCGTGGCCGATATCCGCGGCACCAGTCCCAAGGTCTGGAACGCCTGGAAGGGCAAGCTGCTGGAGGACCTCTACCGCCTGACCCTGCGCGCGCTGGGCGGCGGCCAGGCCGACGCCCACACGGTGCTCACCGACCGCAAGGCCGAAGCCGCGCGGCTGACGCGCCTGGGCGGGCTGCGCGACGACGCCCGCGAAGCGTTCTGGAAGCAACTGGACGTGGCCTACTTCCTCCGCCACGACGCTTCCGACATCGCCTGGCATACGCGCCATCTCTACCACCGCCCCGCGCCGGAGGAGGCCGTGGTCAAGGCGCGCCCCACCGAACAGGGCGAAGGCCTCCAGGTCATGGTCTACACCCGCGACGTGCCGGACCTGTTCATGGTGATCTGCGGCTTTTTCGACGCCAAGTCGCTCAGCATCCAGGACGCCCGCATCCACACCACGCGGCACGGCTACGCGCTGGACAGCTTCATCGTCCTGCTGCCCGAGGGGCAGCAGGACCTGCGCGCCCAGGCCACGCTGGTCGAACACGAACTGGCGGCGCGCCTGCGCGAAGCGCGGACCGATGCGCAGCCCGCGGCGTCGCAGGGCGCGATGTACGGACGCGCGCGGCTCTCGCGCATGTCGCGCATGTTCCCGGTGCCGCCGCAGGTCGAACTGCAGCCCGACGAACGCAGCCAGTCGTGGCGCCTGCAGGTGACCGCCACCGACCGCTCCGGCCTGCTGCACGCCCTGGCGCGCGTGTTCGCGCGCCACGCGGTCAATCTGCAGATGGCCAAGGTGATGACGCTGGGCGACCGCGTCGAGGACGTCTTCATCCTCGAAGGCTCGGCGCTGGAGCGGCCGCGCTCGCAAATGCGGTTCGAGCACGACATACTGGAAGCCCTCGCGGGCGACAATGCGCAGAAGGCGGCCGCCTGACCCACTGCTGGAACTCCGGGCGCTTTCGGCGCTCTTATGGCATTGCCCTCCAGGACCCTGACGGGCCCTGGCCTCACCCCGACGTAGGAACCCCATGTTCGCCTCCAACCGACGCTTGCTGATCCTGATTGCCCTGTTGTCCTTCGCCGCCGTCGGCGTGGCCCTGGTCTCGCAATACGCGTTCGATATGCAGCCCTGCGCCTATTGCGTGCTGCAACGCCTGATCTACCTGGTGGTGGGGGTGGTGTGCCTGCTCACCGCGCTGGGCGGCGGCGTGCTGCGCCGGCTCGGCGCCCTGCTGGGGCTGGCGCTGTCCGCCTGCGGCATATGGGCGGCCTATTACCAGTACACGGTGGCGTCCAAGCTGCTGTCCTGCGCCCAGACCTTCGCCGACCGCTTCATCGCCAGCCTGGGGCTGGACACGCTGCTGCCGCAGGTCTTCGGCGCCTACGCCACCTGCGCGGACGCCGTGGTCAAGGTCCTGGGCGTGGAGTATGCCCTGTGGAGCCTGGGATTGTTCGTGATCCTGGCGCTGCTGTCGCTGGCGGCGCTGCTCAAGCGCGCCTGACGGACGGGCGGCAGCGCCGCCCTGCCCGATCCCGATCAGCCGTCGTTGGCGGCGTAGCCCATGTTGAACTGCAGGCCGCCGTGCTCCTCGCCGCTGCCCTGGTCGCGGCTTTGTTGCAGGCGCTCCAGGTATTCGGGCGTGATGTCGCCGGTGACGTACTGGCCGTCGAAGCAGGACGCCTCGAAGCGCGCCATGGCCGGATTCAGGTCGCGCACCGCCTGCTGCATATCGTTCAGGTCCTGGTAGACCAGCGCGTCGGCGCCGATGGTGCGGGCGATTTCCTCGTCCGTGCGGCCGGTGGCGATGAGTTCCTTCTGCGTCGGCATGTCTATGCCGTACACGTTGGGGAAACGCACCGGGGGCGCCGCCGAGGCGAAGAACACCTTGTTGGCGCCGGCCGCGCGCGCCATGTCGACGATTTCGCGGCTGGTGGTGCCGCGCACGATGGAGTCGTCCACCAGCAGCACGTTCTTGCCCTTGAACTCCATGCCGATGGCGTTGAGCTTCTGGCGCACCGACTTCTTGCGCACGGCCTGGCCCGGCATGATGAAGGTGCGGCCGACGTAGCGGTTCTTGATCAGGCCCTCGCGATAGTCCAGGTTCAGGCGGGCTGCCAGTTGCATGGCCGCCGGACGCGAGGAATCGGGGATGGGCATGACCACGTCGATATCGCCGAGACGCAGGCGGCGCGCGACGTTGTCGGCCAGGTATTCGCCCATGCGCAGGCGCGCGTCGTAGACCGAGACGCCGTCCATCAGCGAATCGGGACGGGCGAAGTACACGTACTCGAAAATGCAGGGAACCAGTTGGGCGTTCTCGGCGCACTGGCGGCTGACGATGCGGCCGTCCAGGTCGATGAAGACGGCCTCGCCGGGCGCGATATCGCGCACGAAGCTGAAGCCGCTGCCTTCCAGCGCCACCGATTCGGACGCCAGCATCCACTCCACGCCCTCGTCGCCTTCCATGCGGCCCAGGCATAGCGGACGGATGCCGTTGGGATCGCGGAAACCCAGCAGGCCGTAGCCGGCGATCTGCGCGATCACCGCATAGGCGCCCTTGACGCGGCGATGCACGGCGCCGACGGCGCGGAAGATCGCGTCGTCGTCCAGCGACACGCCGTTGGCGGAGGATTGCAGCTCATGCGCCAGCACGTTCAGCAGCACTTCCGAATCGGAATTGGTGTTGATGTGGCGGCGATCGACGCGGAACAGCGATTCACGCAGCTCGCGCCAGTTGGTGAGGTTGCCGTTGTGCGTCATCATGATGCCGAACGGCGCGTTGACGTAGAACGGCTGCGCCTCTTCCTCGGAGTCGCTGGATCCCGCGGTGGGATAGCGCACCTGGCCGACGCCGCTGTTGCCCGGCAGCGAGCGCATGTTGCGGGTGCGGAAAACGTCCCGCACCAGGCCGTGCGCCTTGTACATATTGAACTGGTTGCCCTGTGCGGTGGCGATCCCCGCCGCATCCTGGCCGCGATGCTGCAACAGCAGCAAGCTGTCATAGAGCAACTGGTTGACAGGGCCGCGCCCCATGACACCTACGATTCCACACATGGCAATTTCCTGTTGATCCGACCGCGTTCAGTCGATGTGTCGTTCGAACGCATTCAATAAGGCAGCAATGACGCCAGCGACGGCGGCAGCCAGCCCTTGGTATGTATGACGGCTTCTGTGGCCGCATGAGAAAACATCGCGTCGCGCCACCACGGCTCCTGCGGCAGCGGCGTATAGCCGGCGAGGGCCACCAGCACCAGCACGATGAGCAGGCCCCGCAGCAGGCCGAACAACGCGCCCAATCCATGATCCGCCGGCGTCAGGCCGGTGGTGCGTATCAGGGCCGCGAGCGTCATGTTGACCAGCCCGACCAGCAGCAGCACCACGATGAAGACCGCCGCATACGCCACGCCCATGCGCAGCATGGTGGTCTCGATCATCCCGGCCAGCCAGCCGTATACCGTGGGGCCCCACCAGATGGCCGCCACGAACGCCAGCCCGTAGGCCAGCAGCGACAGCACTTCCTTGAGCAGGCCGCGCACCAACCCCAGCACCGCCGAAACGGCCAGGATCGCCATCACGACGAAATCGAAGCCGGTCACTGCGCAGCAATGAAGCCGTTGTCATAGCCCAGCGTACGCAATCTGGCCTGGGCGGCCTGCGCGGCCTCGCGCGACGGGAACGGCCCGACGCGCAGGCGGTACTGCTGCTTGCCGCCCGCCGTCGTCTCCTGCAGGAAGGCATTGGTCACGCCGGCGGCATGCAACTTGTCGCGGCGCGCCTGGGCATCGGCCTGCGACGTGTAGGCGGCGATCTGCAGCACGAAATTTCCCTTGGTGTCGGCCGGCCTGGCGGGCGCGGCCGCCGGCGCGGGCACGGAACGGCCTTCCAGCAAGGCCATGGCGCGCGCGCCGTCGTCGGTGCGCTGGACGTCGGACGGCTTGGCGGCGGGCTTGTTCTCCGGCCTGGTCTCGGTGCGGGCTTCCGGCCGCGATTCGGGGCGCGCGGGCGCCGGGTGGCTTTCCGGACGCGCGGGCTCGGGGCGCGGCGCTTCGGGCCGCGGCGCGGGCTGGCGCGCCGGCGGCT contains:
- a CDS encoding [protein-PII] uridylyltransferase, whose product is MTAPDIPALRERMRDSRQKAIESFRAHERPDTLLHELRRITDHTLRELVKQCPLPAGAALAAVGGYGRGELYPYSDVDLLILLPHAPSERDESAIGQLVAALWDLGMEPGHSVRTIEDCEREAQADITVETALLESRWLAGSRALIRQFEAAMHARLDPAKFFRAKRIEMQQRHARYQDTPYALEPNCKESPGGLRDLQVILWMARAAGFGESWREVANAGLLTASEARNLRRAEQAFKRLRIELHLLAKRREDRVLFDLQPALAEVYGIKATATRRASELLMQRYYWAARLVTQLNTILVQNIEERLFPRPAEDAQAIDEDFRSLHGRLDIIRDDAFERNPTLLLRAFLTMQQHQELKGMSARTLRAIWHARDRIDAQFRRNPVNRKLFLQILQQPAGIVHELRRMTMLNILPRYLPVFRRIVGQMQHDLFHVYTVDQHTLQVIRNLRRFTMPEHAQEYPLASQLISELDDHWLLYVAALFHDIAKGRGGDHSELGSRDVRRFAHEHGLAPADAELVEFLVRQHLLMSTVAQKRDLSDPEVVREFAAAVKDERHLTALYLLTVADIRGTSPKVWNAWKGKLLEDLYRLTLRALGGGQADAHTVLTDRKAEAARLTRLGGLRDDAREAFWKQLDVAYFLRHDASDIAWHTRHLYHRPAPEEAVVKARPTEQGEGLQVMVYTRDVPDLFMVICGFFDAKSLSIQDARIHTTRHGYALDSFIVLLPEGQQDLRAQATLVEHELAARLREARTDAQPAASQGAMYGRARLSRMSRMFPVPPQVELQPDERSQSWRLQVTATDRSGLLHALARVFARHAVNLQMAKVMTLGDRVEDVFILEGSALERPRSQMRFEHDILEALAGDNAQKAAA
- a CDS encoding disulfide bond formation protein B, whose translation is MFASNRRLLILIALLSFAAVGVALVSQYAFDMQPCAYCVLQRLIYLVVGVVCLLTALGGGVLRRLGALLGLALSACGIWAAYYQYTVASKLLSCAQTFADRFIASLGLDTLLPQVFGAYATCADAVVKVLGVEYALWSLGLFVILALLSLAALLKRA
- the purF gene encoding amidophosphoribosyltransferase, encoding MCGIVGVMGRGPVNQLLYDSLLLLQHRGQDAAGIATAQGNQFNMYKAHGLVRDVFRTRNMRSLPGNSGVGQVRYPTAGSSDSEEEAQPFYVNAPFGIMMTHNGNLTNWRELRESLFRVDRRHINTNSDSEVLLNVLAHELQSSANGVSLDDDAIFRAVGAVHRRVKGAYAVIAQIAGYGLLGFRDPNGIRPLCLGRMEGDEGVEWMLASESVALEGSGFSFVRDIAPGEAVFIDLDGRIVSRQCAENAQLVPCIFEYVYFARPDSLMDGVSVYDARLRMGEYLADNVARRLRLGDIDVVMPIPDSSRPAAMQLAARLNLDYREGLIKNRYVGRTFIMPGQAVRKKSVRQKLNAIGMEFKGKNVLLVDDSIVRGTTSREIVDMARAAGANKVFFASAAPPVRFPNVYGIDMPTQKELIATGRTDEEIARTIGADALVYQDLNDMQQAVRDLNPAMARFEASCFDGQYVTGDITPEYLERLQQSRDQGSGEEHGGLQFNMGYAANDG
- a CDS encoding CvpA family protein, with translation MTGFDFVVMAILAVSAVLGLVRGLLKEVLSLLAYGLAFVAAIWWGPTVYGWLAGMIETTMLRMGVAYAAVFIVVLLLVGLVNMTLAALIRTTGLTPADHGLGALFGLLRGLLIVLVLVALAGYTPLPQEPWWRDAMFSHAATEAVIHTKGWLPPSLASLLPY
- a CDS encoding SPOR domain-containing protein; amino-acid sequence: MGLFTRKDPAPDASAGKPRPSVSSEAQAAQLRARARRRLAGAVALVLAAVIILPMVLDSEPARVSDDIPVRIPDRGAPYQPPVSDPQAAQPPAADGSQGGAAQPPAPANGAAAGNPPAANGSQIAAAPPVSEPAPQPPARQPAPRPEAPRPEPARPESHPAPARPESRPEARTETRPENKPAAKPSDVQRTDDGARAMALLEGRSVPAPAAAPARPADTKGNFVLQIAAYTSQADAQARRDKLHAAGVTNAFLQETTAGGKQQYRLRVGPFPSREAAQAAQARLRTLGYDNGFIAAQ